Proteins from a genomic interval of Candidatus Desulfatibia profunda:
- a CDS encoding cytidylate kinase family protein, whose translation MALITISYSMGTDGLVIARRAADKLGLELYDDQKLQDMVLELGIRSEEVKGLGEKEPGFFDRLLNRKPDIYLSFMDSIVYSVAQKGHGVIVGHGSQTLLQDFGCAMHVLIHNKIETRIKNLVETHKIDHEAAQKMILKSDNTLKGFFRFAYQRDWNDPSLYDLVLNTEKMGSEPAAGIIIEAARSEEMKACSLTAIDAMKRLSLAKKIEAELMKNDLFVYNLNIDVLEDGVVNITGTALTTERKNRVLRVVKAVPGVSQVKMSLFVRSASW comes from the coding sequence ATGGCGCTGATTACGATTTCTTACAGTATGGGGACCGACGGTCTGGTGATTGCCCGCCGGGCTGCAGACAAACTCGGTCTTGAGCTTTACGACGACCAGAAACTCCAGGATATGGTGCTTGAACTGGGTATTCGGTCTGAAGAGGTTAAAGGCTTGGGCGAGAAAGAACCCGGATTTTTCGACCGCCTTTTGAACCGCAAACCTGATATTTATTTAAGTTTTATGGATTCAATCGTCTATTCGGTCGCACAGAAGGGCCATGGAGTGATTGTAGGGCACGGGAGCCAGACACTGCTCCAGGATTTCGGGTGTGCCATGCACGTGCTTATTCATAACAAAATCGAAACTCGTATTAAGAACCTTGTGGAAACTCACAAGATAGACCATGAAGCCGCTCAAAAGATGATTCTTAAAAGCGACAACACCTTAAAAGGATTCTTCCGTTTCGCGTATCAACGTGATTGGAATGATCCCTCTCTTTACGACCTGGTGTTAAATACCGAAAAAATGGGCAGCGAGCCGGCGGCCGGCATTATCATCGAGGCGGCCCGGTCCGAAGAAATGAAAGCCTGCAGCCTGACGGCAATCGACGCCATGAAGCGGCTTTCCCTGGCCAAAAAGATAGAAGCTGAATTGATGAAAAACGACCTGTTCGTATACAACCTGAATATTGACGTTTTGGAAGACGGTGTCGTCAATATCACCGGAACGGCGCTAACGACTGAAAGAAAAAATCGCGTTCTGCGGGTTGTCAAAGCGGTGCCCGGGGTTTCGCAGGTCAAGATGTCCCTGTTTGTGCGATCTGCAAGCTGGTAA
- a CDS encoding FecR domain-containing protein, translating to MNFAKKLFAVTLLLLVSASYPLPAQNKAVKIEMDNGSAVVTLLEGRASVLRQGMKTPKTLSKQERLSRGDRVTTEIKSRIEITMPDKSVVRFDEKTTFVLEAVAYDQKTQKKDIDVNIILGKTWANVPKFSGSKGRFEITTKTSVAGVRGTDFRMNVNADNSAVLKVYKGEVAVSKRKDTGTAETTAKLEKPAKIAGPHPVEGPHPVSMEEWTYIVGALQQINIQPDGSAAKPFRFDIAKDLDEWVRWNQARNRLIQQ from the coding sequence ATGAATTTTGCTAAAAAACTTTTTGCGGTTACACTGTTGCTTCTGGTTTCGGCATCCTATCCTCTGCCGGCCCAAAACAAGGCTGTAAAGATTGAAATGGATAACGGAAGCGCTGTGGTGACACTGCTTGAAGGGCGCGCCTCGGTATTAAGGCAGGGGATGAAAACCCCCAAAACCTTATCCAAGCAAGAGCGTTTATCCCGGGGAGACCGTGTCACCACTGAAATTAAATCCAGAATAGAAATAACCATGCCGGATAAGAGCGTTGTCCGTTTTGATGAAAAGACCACTTTTGTGCTTGAAGCTGTTGCCTATGACCAAAAAACACAAAAAAAGGATATTGATGTCAACATAATCCTTGGCAAGACCTGGGCCAACGTCCCTAAGTTTTCCGGTTCAAAGGGACGTTTTGAAATTACCACCAAGACATCGGTGGCCGGAGTGCGCGGTACGGATTTCAGGATGAACGTGAACGCGGACAATTCGGCCGTGCTGAAAGTATATAAGGGTGAGGTCGCCGTAAGCAAGCGCAAGGATACCGGCACCGCAGAGACAACAGCCAAACTCGAAAAACCGGCCAAGATAGCAGGACCTCATCCTGTGGAAGGCCCCCATCCCGTATCCATGGAAGAGTGGACCTATATCGTCGGCGCCTTGCAGCAGATTAACATCCAGCCGGACGGCAGCGCCGCAAAACCCTTTCGCTTTGACATTGCCAAGGATCTGGACGAATGGGTTCGCTGGAACCAGGCTCGGAATCGGCTGATACAACAATAG
- a CDS encoding pyrimidine/purine nucleoside phosphorylase, whose translation MSEFKNVTVTKKANVYFGGKVTSRSLIFPDGSKKTLGIMLPGEYEFNTADKEIMEIISGDLEVLLTGASGWKTIKGGEVFEVPAQSKFSLKVKSLTDYCCSFIK comes from the coding sequence ATGTCAGAATTCAAGAATGTAACGGTAACTAAAAAAGCAAATGTTTATTTTGGCGGCAAGGTCACCAGCCGCTCTTTGATTTTTCCGGACGGGTCGAAAAAAACGCTCGGCATCATGCTCCCCGGGGAGTACGAATTCAACACTGCCGACAAGGAGATCATGGAAATTATTAGCGGTGACCTTGAAGTGTTGCTGACAGGTGCGAGCGGATGGAAAACGATAAAAGGCGGAGAGGTATTTGAAGTACCTGCCCAATCCAAATTCAGCCTGAAAGTTAAAAGTCTTACGGACTACTGTTGCTCTTTTATAAAATGA